In Chloroflexota bacterium, the genomic stretch AGGATCGGAGCTGACGTCCCGCCTCCGGTGAGCGGGTTTGCCCCACCGGCGCCCGGGCTTAGCGAGGCTCCCCTAGCGGAACCGGTCCTCCAGCGAGCTCACGTCCACGCCCGGACGAGCGCCGTCGATGAGCGACGTCGCCTCGAACTCCGGTCGACGGGAGGTCACGCCGTCCTCGAACGTCGGCAGGTCGATCTGGTAGAGCACGCCCATGGGAATGCGCTCGCCCCACTCGTACGACTTGGCCAGCGCCGCCTGCTGCTTGGCGACGATCTCGTCGATATTGCTCGGATCGTGCACCTTGCCGTCATAGCCCTCGTCGGCCAGCGCGTAGGTGCGCTGATGCCCGATGTCCCGGCCTCTGAAGAATTCGATCGTCAGCAAATCGTTGTAGACCGGGCAGGGCTGCAGAATGTCGATCAGCGCCGTCCCGCGATGCTCCATGGCCTGCACGATCAGGCCCACCAGCTCCCGCTGCGCCATGGCATATCCCCGCGCGATAAAGGTGTAGCCCGAGGAAATCGCCAGCCCAATCGGATTCACCGCGTCGATGATGGCCGGCTCCGGCATGCTCTTGACCTGCATCCCGCGCTGCATCGTCGGTGAAGCCTGGCCTTTGGTTAGGCCATACACGCCGTTGTTGTGCACCAGGTAGGTGAAATCGACGTTGCGGCGGCCCGAGTTGACGAAATAGCCCGCGCCGATGCCATAGCCGTCGCCGTCGCCGCCGACCGCCAGCACCTCGAGATCGCTATTCGCCAGCTTCACGCCCGTCGCCACATTCAGCACGCGCCCGTGCAGCGTGTGCAGGCCATAGGTGCGCACGTAGTGCGGCAGCTTGCCTGAGCAGCCGATGCCCGACACCACCATCACATCGTGCGGCGCACGCCCGCGCTGGGCCAGCGCCTGCTTGACGGCGTTCAGAATGCCGAAGTCGCCGCAGCCCCCGCACCAGTCCGGGTGCGAGTCCGTGACGGCAAAATCCTTGACGGTCGGAAGCGTTGCTACGGCCATAGCCATCCTTCGGTGCGGGTGGGCAGTCGCCAATCGGTCACGTTACGAGCCATGCGACGCCGCCGCGACGGCTGCCGGCATCGGCACCTGCCGCCGGATCGCCTCGGCGACCTCGTCCTGCGAAAACGGGCGGCCGGTGTATTTCAGCGCCTTCTCCTCGATCTGGATCCCCGTCTGCTCGGCGACCAGCAGGCCAAGCTGGCCGGCGTAGTTGTCTTCGAGCAGCAGCAGGCGATTCGCGCCCTCCAGGATTTCGCGCACGGCGTCCGCGGGGAAGGGACGCAGCAGCCGGATTTGCAGGTTATTCACCCGGATATCCGACTCACGCTCGACCTGTCGGATCGCATCGCGGATGGGGCAACGTGTCGAGCCCCACGAAACAATCGTGAGGTCGGCGTCATCCGAACCGTGCAACGTGAACTGCTGCGACTCCGGAATCTCGTCGAGCATTATGTCAAGCTTCTGCATCCGCTTGTCCATCTGCTCGATCCGGTTGTCGATGTCTTCCTCAATCCGACCGCGTTCGGTGTGCTCGTCGCTCGTGGTGACGAACTCGCCGCCGGGCGTGCCCGGCACGGCGCGCGGGCTGACGCCGGAAGCCGTCAGCTTGTGACGCCGATACGGCTCCGCCCCATTGGCGTCGCCGGTCCAGATAGCCCCGCGGTCCACCGGCAGCCCGTGCAATCCCAGGCCGTCAACCGTGAAATGCGAGTTGGCAATGAACTTGTCCGCCAGCACCACCACCGGCACCTGGTAGCGGTCGCCCCAGTTGAAGGCCAGGTGGGTGTACTGCGCCGCCTCTTCCACGTCTCCCGGCGCGACCACGATGTGTGGAAATTCCCCGTGCGCCGGTTGCAGCGCAAACCTGAGGTCTTGCTGTGAG encodes the following:
- a CDS encoding thiamine pyrophosphate-dependent enzyme, whose protein sequence is MAVATLPTVKDFAVTDSHPDWCGGCGDFGILNAVKQALAQRGRAPHDVMVVSGIGCSGKLPHYVRTYGLHTLHGRVLNVATGVKLANSDLEVLAVGGDGDGYGIGAGYFVNSGRRNVDFTYLVHNNGVYGLTKGQASPTMQRGMQVKSMPEPAIIDAVNPIGLAISSGYTFIARGYAMAQRELVGLIVQAMEHRGTALIDILQPCPVYNDLLTIEFFRGRDIGHQRTYALADEGYDGKVHDPSNIDEIVAKQQAALAKSYEWGERIPMGVLYQIDLPTFEDGVTSRRPEFEATSLIDGARPGVDVSSLEDRFR